The sequence ATATTTATAAATCTTATGGGTGACATTATAAAAAAATGTTCATAAATTGATATTTTTCTTTCATAAATTTTTTCTAGAGCTTTGTTATAAACTAATTTTATTTCTTTCTCAAATTCCAAAAATTTATATTGACCATCTCTATAGATTTTTATAAGTTTAAATTCTTTTTTTGTTAAATTCAGATTTTTTTTTATAAAATCTTTCAAGCGTTCTTTAATTGTCTCCCCTTCAATATTTAATAAGTAAGCTTCTATCCTGTCTATCGCTTCTTTTAAAAGCTCTTTATAGAATTCCTCTTTATTTTCAAAATATTTGTAAAATATTCCATTCGAAAGCTCTGCTGTTTTACATACTTCAGAAATTGATACCTCATCAAATGCTTTAGAAGAAAAAAGTTCTATCCCAGATTCTATAAGTTGTTTCCTCGTAGTCTTCATGCAAACCTCCTTAATTTTCTAAATTACTATTTTATATTATATCACAATTAAGAATTAAAAACTATTTTTACTAAGTGTTTGTATTTAAAACATTATTATAAAAAATAAAATTCTTGAATTTTAAAAAAAACAATGTTATAATTTTTGAGAAATAATTCATTTTTTAAAAGGAGGTTTTTTATGAAATTTTTAAACGCAATTGAAGTACCTGATTTGATTAAAAATAGCAGTTTTTTGGCCATTGATGGTTTTGTAGGAATTGGAGTTCCTGAGGAAATCTTACTTAATATTGAGAAATCATTCTTAGAAAAAGGATATCCTCATTCATTAAGTTTTATTTTTGCAGCTGGATTTGGCGATGGAAAAAATAGAGGTCTCAATAGAATTGCTCATGAAGGATTAGTAAAAAAAGCTATTGGTGGACATTGGGGACTAGCTCCAAATTTGGGAAAATTAGCAATTGAAAATAAAATAGAAGCTTATAACTTACCTCAAGGAGTTATTTCTCAAATGTTTAGGAACATGGCTGCTAATAAGCCAGCTATTATTTCAAAAGTTGGTATTGGTACTTTTGTAGATCCTGATTTAGAAGGAGGAAAAGTTAATACAGTCACTAAAGAAGATATTGTGAATAAAATAAATGTTTTTGGAGAAGAAGTTCTTTTTTATAAATGTCCAAAATTGGATTATGCAATATTGAGAGGAACTTCATCGGATGAAGATGGAAATATATCATTTGAAAATGAAGCTTTACTATTAGAAGGTATTCATATAGCTTCAGCCACTAAAAACGCAGGAGGAAAAGTTATTGTTCAAGTAGAAAAAGTTGTAAAAAGGGGAAGCATCTCTCCAAAAGAAGTAAAAATTCCAGGAATATTAGTTGATTATGTTGTTGTAGTTGAGGATATAAAAAATCATATGCAAACTTTTGATGAACAGTATAACTATGGATATATAAATAATAATGCTTTGTTTTCTGATTCTGTTATTTCTTTTCCATTAGATGAGAGAAAAATTATTGCAAGGCGTTGTGCTATAAATTTAAGAAAAGATTCTAAAGTTTTAAATTATGGTATTGGTATGCCTGAATCTATTGCATTAGTTTTAAAAGAAGAAAACCAGAATATGAATTTTATTCCAACTGTTGAACCTGGAGCTGTCGGAGGTATTCCTATGGGAGGTTTAAGTTTTGGAGCATCTTTTAATCCTGCATGTATTTTAGAACAACCAACACAATTTGATTTTTATGATGGAGGTGGTTTAGACATGGCTTTTTTGGGGCTTGCTCAATGTGATCAATATGGTAATATAAATGTTTCAAAATTTGGTTCCAAGCTTGCAGGTTGTGGAGGATTTATAAATATAACTCAAAATGCTAAAGAAGTTGTTTTTTGTGGAACATTCACAGCTGGTGGTTTAGAAATTGCCATTGAAAATGGAAAATTAAAGATTATAAAAGAGGGTAAAACTAAAAAATTTATAAAAAATGTAGAGCAGATAACTTTCAGTGCTGAACTTGCCAAAAAAAATGAAAAAAAAGTTTTATATATTACAGAAAGAGCTGTATTTGAATTAAGAAAAGAAGGTTTGACATTAGTAGAAATTGCAAATGGTATAGATATTGAAAAGGATATCCTAAATAATATGGAATTTAAACCTATTTTCGCTAAGGAAATAAAATTTATGAATAAAGAGATCTTTTTAAATAAACCAATGGGATTAATTTTTTAAAAATAAAATAATATTAAAATTAAATAATTAGGAGGTTTTTCATGGGAATAGGTGTAATAGGAATAATATTATCGCTAATTTTGCTTATGTATCTTGCTTATAAAGGAATATCTGTTTTAATATTAGCGCCAATTTTGGCTTGTTTTGCAGCATTGTTAAATGGCTTTGCAACAGGAGATATACATATTTTAGCTACTTATACAGAAGTTTTTATGAAAAGTTTAGGTGGATATGTTATGAAATATTTTCCATTATTTTTGCTAGGAGCTATTTTTGGAAAAGTTATGGATGATACAGGAGCAGCTAAATCAATAGCAAATATAATTTGTGAAAAATTAGGGAAAAAGAGAGCCATAATTTCAATTGTTTTAGCTTGTGCAATATTAACATATGGAGGGGTATCATTATTTGTTGTTGCCTTTGCAGTCTATCCAATAGCAGCTGAATTATTCAGAGAAGTTGGAATACCAAAAAGATTTATTCCAGGTGCTATTGCACTAGGTGCCTTTACTTTTACAATGACAGCTTTACCTGGAACTCCTCAAATTCAAAATGCTATTCCTATGCAATTTTTTGGAACAGATGTTTATGCTGCACCAATTTTAGGTATTATTGCTTCTGCAATTATGTTCTTTGGAGGGTTATTTTGGTTGGAATTTAGAGCCAAAAAGGCTATGGCAAAAGGAGAAAATTATGGAAAACATCTTGATGAAGATATAGTGAAGATTGATACTAATAATCTTCCTAATTTTTGGATATCAATGTTGCCTATTATTGTAGTATTGGTTATGAGCTTTATTTTATCAAAATATATTTTTCCAAATGTAAAGTTAGATTATTTATCAAAATATGAGACTTCTGCATCTAAAGTTATTGGAAATTGGAGTTTAATTATTTCTTTAGCAACCTCTATTATTGTTGCTTTTACCTTTAATTATAAAAAAATGGAAAATCCTTTAAATACTTTAACAAAAGGTGTTAATGGATCATTTTTAGCAGTCATGAATACAGCTTCAGAAGTTGGGTATGGAAATGTAATTGCTGGACTTGCAGCATTTGCTATTGTAAAAAGTGCTTTACTTGGATTTTCTTCTAATCCATTGATATCAGAAGCTGTTTCAGTATCTTCTCTTGCTGGTATAACGGGCTCTGCATCTGGTGGATTAAGTATAGCTTTAGGTGCTTTAGGAGAAGTTTATTTAAAAGAAGCTCAAGCATTAGGTATTAGTCCTGAAGTTTTACATAGAATTTCTGCTATTGCTTGTGGTGGATTAGATACTCTTCCACATAATGGAGCAGTTGTCACTTTACTTGGAGTAACAGGTCTGACTCATAAAGAGTCATATATAGATATAGGTATGTGTACTGCTATTATCCCAACACTAGCAGTTTTAGCTTGTATAATTTTAGGAAGTATAGGAATAGTGTAAAAGTTATAAAAAATAAGTCTTAATATTAAAAAGTAAATTGATTATGTATTAGAATTAGCTTGAGCTTAAGAAAAATAACATTCCTAAAGATGTGAAAATTTAAGTTTATTTTAGATGTTGATTATACAATCTAATAAATACTAATGAAGTGAAAAAATTTACTGACTCTGAAGTGCTGTACTAACATAATCTAAAAGATTTTTACAAATAATTATTTTAATTTTTTAAGGAGGAAAAATGAAATTTGAAGATTTAAGAATTGGGATGTTTGAAGAAGTTGGAAAGACTATTACTGAAGCAGATGTTGTTAATTATGCTGGCTTAAGTTTAGACATTAACCCTATACATTTAAATAATGAATATGCTAAAAATTCGATTTTTAAAGAAAGAATTGTTCATGGAATGCTGACTTCAGGGCTTATATCGGCAGTTCTTGGAACTAAATTACCTGGTGAAGGGAGTATTTATTTGTCACAGACATTAAAATTTATTTCTCCAGTAAAGATAGGAGATACAATTACTGCAAAAGCAGAAATTATTGATATAAATCCTGAAAAAAAAATTATTACTATTAAAACCACTTGTATAAACCAAAATAAGAGTATTGTAATTGATGGAGAGGCAAAAGTTTTAAAAAAATAAAAAATTTTAATTTGATAATTTTATCATTTTGAGTTATGTCAATTTCTTCAAAATTTTATAGAATTAAAAAAGGTGGATATAGTTACTGTGCTTCATGATATAAATTTAGCTATAAGATATGCTGATTATATTGTTATACTATCAAATGATGGAAGCTTATACGATTCGGGAGAAGCTAAAAAAGTTATAAGCGAAAAAATATTAAGAGAGGTTTATGGGGTAAGTGGAGATGTTATTTTTGATGATGATAAAAAACCAGTAGTGTCTGTTAAAAAATCTATAAGAGATAATTAAAATAGAGTCTTAAGACTCTATTTTAATTTATTTACTATATTAGTTTAATTTTTCTAAGAACGCTTTTCCTGGTCTAAATTTAACTGATTTTCTCTTACCAATTTTTACTTCTTCACCAGTTTTAGGGTTTCTTCCTAATCTTGGAGCTCTTTCAACTATTTCTAGTTTACCCCAGTTGATAATACTTAAATTTTCTCCATCTAATAGGATTTTTTCTATTGAATCAAATATAATATCAACCTTTTTTTCAGCTTCAGTTCTAGTAGTAAATACCCCTTTTTCAAATAATAATTTAGCAAATTCCTTTTTTGTCATCTTCTATCCTTCCTCCTAATAAAAAAATACACTCACATATAGAATACACAATATTTTATATCATATATTACAAGTTTTTTCAAGTGTTTTAGGTAAAAAATTTTTTATAATTAGAAATTTTATTATAATTCTTGAATTTATTTTAATAAAATGTAATTCTTACATTTCTATTCTACATTACAATTTAAACTATATCTTGAATTTTTTATTTAGATAAAGTAAAATTTATAATATTAAGTAAATTTTAGTAGGGGGATTAGAAAATGAAAAATAATTTAATTGAATTATTAAATACTTTACATAAAGAAGCGAAACATCAAGAGATAATTGATAAAATTGAAGCACTTCCAAATGAAGAAAAAACTCCTGAGATTATAGGAATTTTGGCAAGGGCATACAACAACATTGATAATTATGAAAAGGCAGTAGAACTTTTAAAATCTACTGAAGAATATGGCAAAGATACTAATGTCTGGAATTATCGTATAGGATATTCTTATTATTATTTAGATAATTATTTAGAGGCAGAAAAATATTTTTTAAAGGCTGTTGAGCTTAATCCTACTGATTCAGACTCTCATCTTTTTTTGTGTTGGATATATCAAGAATTGACAGATAAAGAAAAAGATAATTCTGAAAAAATTATTGAATATCTTAATAAAAGTATAGAATATGCTAATATTTATTCTAAGTTAGAACCAGAAGAAAGTATAAAAGATGAACTAATTTTCGCAGAAGAAAGATTAGGGTGGGCATATGACAGACTTAATAATTTTCTTGAAGGAGAAAAACATCTTAGAAAGGCAATAAAACTTGGTGATAATGATAAGTGGGTTTATTCTCAATTAGGATATACTTTAAGACATCAAGACAGATATGAGGAAGCACTTCAAAATTATATGAAATCTGTTGAATTAGGAAGAAATGATACTTGGATATATTCAGAAATTGCTTGGACATATTTTTCATTAGAAAAATTGAGTGAAGCCTTAGAATACATAAATAAAGCAAAAGAACTATCTCCTGTTGAGGTTGATTTATCACTTATATCAAGAACTTCATCTATACTTATTGCCTTAGGAAAGCATACAGAAGCTATAAAACTTTTAGAAGATATAATCAATAGAGATGAATATAAGAATGATATAGGAATATTATCAGATTTAGCTTTTGCTTATGATGATTTAGAAGATTATAAAAATGGTCTGATATATTTAAAAAGAGCTAATGAACTAGGAAGAGATGATATTTGGATAAATACAGAGTTTGCTTACGCATACTATTATTTAGGTGAATATGAAAAATCTTATGATTATCTTATTATCGTAAAAAATTTAGGAAGAGATGATTTAACTTTAAAACTTATGTTTGCAAATACTCTAAGTAAAATGGAAAAATATGAGGAAGCAATAGAATATTATTTAGAACTTTTAGAAAACGATAAATATAAAAATGATGCTATATTAAATTGTCAAATTGGTTGGAACTATGGAGAACTTGAAAAACCTAAGGAAGCTCTAAAATATTTATTTAAAGCTGAAAAACTTGGAAAAGATGATAGAATGATTAATATTGATATTGGAATTAATCTAGCTAAAACAGGTGAAATTCAAGATGGAATTAATAGATTAAAAAGAGCATTAACTATGGAGGAAGGAATAACATTAAATGATAAAATTTTTCTAAATAGTGAAATAGCATATTGGTATGGAGAACTTAGAGATGTTGAGAATGCTTTGAATTATTTATACATAACAAAAGATTTAGGTAGAGATGATGCTTGGATAAATTCTCAAATAGGTTGGAATTTATTAGAAGAAGATTTGAAAGAGGCATTAAAATATTTAAATAAGGCAAAAGATTTAGGAAAAGATAATATTTGGATTAATAGGCAATTTGGTTTTGCTTATTCTAAATTAGGAGAATATGAAAAAGCAATTTCAAGTTTTAAAAAGGCCAGAGAATTGGGAGCTAATGACTCTTGGCTGCTTTATCAATTAGGTTTAGCTTTAAAAGAATATGGTAATATTGAAGAGGCTATAAATATTTTTAAAGAAGAAATAGAAATAACTGATTATCAAGGTTTTGGAGATTTACAACTTGCTTGGTGTTATGCTTTAATTGATGAAAAAGAAAAAGCTAAGGAATATTTTAAAAATGTTGATATGTATTTGAGTTCTTCTTTAGAAAAAGATGAAGACTTAAAGAAGGATTATAACACTGTTAATGAGCTAATAAACTCTAATATTTATTTTAATTAACTATAAGTATTAAATAAAATTTTATATTTTTTATAAAATATTTCTTGACTAATTTAGTATACAATATTAAAATATATCCTATAATAATATTTACAAATTAAGGAGGATATAAAAATGGAAAAAATATATGATTTATTAGTAATAGGTTGGGGAAAAGCAGGAAAAACTTTATCTGCTAAACTTGGAGCAAAAGGTAAAAAGGTAGCTATAATAGAAGAAAATCCTAAAATGTATGGAGGAACTTGTATAAATGTTGGATGTCTACCAACGAAATCTCTTGTACATAGTGCTAAAATATTGGCAGAAGTAAAAAAATATGGAATTGATGGAGATTATTCATTTAAAAATAATTTCTTTAAAGAAGCTATGAAGAAAAAAGAAGAAATGACGATAAAATTAAGAAATAAAAATTTTGGACTATTAGATACAAATGAAAATGTTGATATTTATAATGGAAGAGCAAGTTTTGTTTCAAATAACGAAGTGAAAATTACTTCTAGTGACAATAAAGAAATTGTTTTAAAGGCTGATAAAATTGTTATAAATACTGGTTCTGTTTCAAGAACATTAAATACTGAAGGTATTGATAATAAAAATGTAATGACTAGTGAAGGAATTTTAGAATTAAAAAAATTACCAAAAAAACTTTTAATAATTGGTGCTGGATATATAGGACTTGAATTTGCTTCATATTTTTCAAATTTTGGAAGTGAAGTTTCTGTTTTTCAATTTGATGATGCTTTCTTAGCAAGAGAAGATGAAGATGAAACAAAAATAATAAAAGAAATTTTGGAAAATAAAGGTGTAAAATTTTTCTTCAATACATCAGTTAAAAAATTTGAAGATTTAGGAGATTCTGTAAAAGCAATCTGTATGAAAGATGGACAAGAATTTTCAGAAGAATTTAATAAAGTTCTAGTTGCAGTTGGAAGAAAACCTAATACTGATAATTTAGGACTTGAAAATACTTCAATTCAACTAGGAAAATTTGGAGAAATATTAGTTGATGACTATTTAAAAACAAATGCACCTAATATATGGGCAGTTGGAGATGTAAAAGGAGGAGCACAATTTACTTATGTATCATTAGATGATTTTCGTATTGTATTCCCACAAATTTTAGGAGAAAATAATAGAAGAAAATTATCTGACAGAGTTTTGATACCAACTTCTACATTTATAGACCCACCATACTCAAGAGTTGGAATAAATGAAAAAGAAGCACAAAGATTAGGAATAAATTATACTAAAAAATTTGCTTTAACAAACACTATCCCTAAAGCTCATGTTATAAATGAAATAGATGGATTTACTAAAATTTTAATAAATGAAAATGATGAAATCATTGGAGCAAGTATTTGTCATTATGAATCACATGAAATGATAA is a genomic window of Fusobacterium nucleatum containing:
- a CDS encoding HU family DNA-binding protein, whose protein sequence is MTKKEFAKLLFEKGVFTTRTEAEKKVDIIFDSIEKILLDGENLSIINWGKLEIVERAPRLGRNPKTGEEVKIGKRKSVKFRPGKAFLEKLN
- a CDS encoding acyl CoA:acetate/3-ketoacid CoA transferase, translated to MKFLNAIEVPDLIKNSSFLAIDGFVGIGVPEEILLNIEKSFLEKGYPHSLSFIFAAGFGDGKNRGLNRIAHEGLVKKAIGGHWGLAPNLGKLAIENKIEAYNLPQGVISQMFRNMAANKPAIISKVGIGTFVDPDLEGGKVNTVTKEDIVNKINVFGEEVLFYKCPKLDYAILRGTSSDEDGNISFENEALLLEGIHIASATKNAGGKVIVQVEKVVKRGSISPKEVKIPGILVDYVVVVEDIKNHMQTFDEQYNYGYINNNALFSDSVISFPLDERKIIARRCAINLRKDSKVLNYGIGMPESIALVLKEENQNMNFIPTVEPGAVGGIPMGGLSFGASFNPACILEQPTQFDFYDGGGLDMAFLGLAQCDQYGNINVSKFGSKLAGCGGFINITQNAKEVVFCGTFTAGGLEIAIENGKLKIIKEGKTKKFIKNVEQITFSAELAKKNEKKVLYITERAVFELRKEGLTLVEIANGIDIEKDILNNMEFKPIFAKEIKFMNKEIFLNKPMGLIF
- a CDS encoding dihydrolipoyl dehydrogenase family protein, with the protein product MEKIYDLLVIGWGKAGKTLSAKLGAKGKKVAIIEENPKMYGGTCINVGCLPTKSLVHSAKILAEVKKYGIDGDYSFKNNFFKEAMKKKEEMTIKLRNKNFGLLDTNENVDIYNGRASFVSNNEVKITSSDNKEIVLKADKIVINTGSVSRTLNTEGIDNKNVMTSEGILELKKLPKKLLIIGAGYIGLEFASYFSNFGSEVSVFQFDDAFLAREDEDETKIIKEILENKGVKFFFNTSVKKFEDLGDSVKAICMKDGQEFSEEFNKVLVAVGRKPNTDNLGLENTSIQLGKFGEILVDDYLKTNAPNIWAVGDVKGGAQFTYVSLDDFRIVFPQILGENNRRKLSDRVLIPTSTFIDPPYSRVGINEKEAQRLGINYTKKFALTNTIPKAHVINEIDGFTKILINENDEIIGASICHYESHEMINLLALAINQKIKSKVLKDFIYTHPIFTESLNDILG
- a CDS encoding ABC transporter ATP-binding protein, translating into MLHDINLAIRYADYIVILSNDGSLYDSGEAKKVISEKILREVYGVSGDVIFDDDKKPVVSVKKSIRDN
- a CDS encoding tetratricopeptide repeat protein, which gives rise to MKNNLIELLNTLHKEAKHQEIIDKIEALPNEEKTPEIIGILARAYNNIDNYEKAVELLKSTEEYGKDTNVWNYRIGYSYYYLDNYLEAEKYFLKAVELNPTDSDSHLFLCWIYQELTDKEKDNSEKIIEYLNKSIEYANIYSKLEPEESIKDELIFAEERLGWAYDRLNNFLEGEKHLRKAIKLGDNDKWVYSQLGYTLRHQDRYEEALQNYMKSVELGRNDTWIYSEIAWTYFSLEKLSEALEYINKAKELSPVEVDLSLISRTSSILIALGKHTEAIKLLEDIINRDEYKNDIGILSDLAFAYDDLEDYKNGLIYLKRANELGRDDIWINTEFAYAYYYLGEYEKSYDYLIIVKNLGRDDLTLKLMFANTLSKMEKYEEAIEYYLELLENDKYKNDAILNCQIGWNYGELEKPKEALKYLFKAEKLGKDDRMINIDIGINLAKTGEIQDGINRLKRALTMEEGITLNDKIFLNSEIAYWYGELRDVENALNYLYITKDLGRDDAWINSQIGWNLLEEDLKEALKYLNKAKDLGKDNIWINRQFGFAYSKLGEYEKAISSFKKARELGANDSWLLYQLGLALKEYGNIEEAINIFKEEIEITDYQGFGDLQLAWCYALIDEKEKAKEYFKNVDMYLSSSLEKDEDLKKDYNTVNELINSNIYFN
- a CDS encoding GntP family permease → MGIGVIGIILSLILLMYLAYKGISVLILAPILACFAALLNGFATGDIHILATYTEVFMKSLGGYVMKYFPLFLLGAIFGKVMDDTGAAKSIANIICEKLGKKRAIISIVLACAILTYGGVSLFVVAFAVYPIAAELFREVGIPKRFIPGAIALGAFTFTMTALPGTPQIQNAIPMQFFGTDVYAAPILGIIASAIMFFGGLFWLEFRAKKAMAKGENYGKHLDEDIVKIDTNNLPNFWISMLPIIVVLVMSFILSKYIFPNVKLDYLSKYETSASKVIGNWSLIISLATSIIVAFTFNYKKMENPLNTLTKGVNGSFLAVMNTASEVGYGNVIAGLAAFAIVKSALLGFSSNPLISEAVSVSSLAGITGSASGGLSIALGALGEVYLKEAQALGISPEVLHRISAIACGGLDTLPHNGAVVTLLGVTGLTHKESYIDIGMCTAIIPTLAVLACIILGSIGIV
- a CDS encoding MaoC family dehydratase, whose product is MKFEDLRIGMFEEVGKTITEADVVNYAGLSLDINPIHLNNEYAKNSIFKERIVHGMLTSGLISAVLGTKLPGEGSIYLSQTLKFISPVKIGDTITAKAEIIDINPEKKIITIKTTCINQNKSIVIDGEAKVLKK